The sequence AACTCTTCTCATTCAACAACCACCGTACCTTTCGTGCTCGCATTCAAGTGATCATGGTATCCCCAGCTACCTGTTTTGGTTACTGTAACCGAAGAAGATTCGCCAGGTGCAAGCACAATTGTCACTTGTCCATTCGTAATCTCTCGATTTGCGGTATGCGTCGGGTGTGGATCCGAAGCTACTTGTATTGTGGCTGAAGAATTGTTAACCCAGTTTATCGTCCCGCCAGATTTAACCTTCGCGCTTTGAGATGAAAAACCACTATCCGTCATCGCGATAGTTATACTTTGTGAATCTCCGGTGTCGCTTTGATTGTTACTAGATGGGAATGTATTTTGTGTAGAGTCGACGGTCGTATTATTACTCGTCTTCTTACAAGCGGAAAGAACGAGCCCAAGAACGATTACCAAACCAATTATCGAAATTTTCTTATAAAGAATATCAAACACCTCCTCTCGACTTTACGTTCTGACTAATTTAACAAATAGAATCATTTTTGGCAACAAGAATTGCAATTAAATTCCAATCATCAAGCACCAAAATATCAAACAATATTTAAATACGAATGTTCTAAATTAAAATTTAGAATTTATTATTTTGAACATTATAATTTGTTTGAGATTTGGAATTTGTTGTTTGGAGTTTTATCCGTAATGGGTATTTATAATCTGTTGGCAGATCCAAAGACGTCAATTTTTGCTTCAACCACGGCAGCGATTGCCAAAATTACGTCTGGCGTCAAATTATAATAAGCGTATTCTTTTGGATTTTCTTCAAAACTTTCAGAAAACGCATCCTTAAAAGCGCTCCTCAACTCTGTATTCACATTAACCTTGACTATTCCACCCACATTTATTGCCTCTTTTACCTGGTCTGCTGCAATTCCAGAACCTCCATGCATCGCGATAAAAGTATCTCCAACCGCCTCTCTTATCTCCTTCAAAAGAGACATGTCTAAATCGGGCTCAATAGGAAAAGTCCCGTGAACGTTCCCAAAAATTGGCGCCAGAATATCCACACCCGTCTTTGTCACAAATTCCGCAGCCCCTTTCGGATCTGTGTACGATTTCGAGAGCTCTTCCAAATCAATCTCTTCTGTGTGCACCTGGCTGGAACCAGCAATTCTGTTAAACTCTCCTTCGACCAAAACACCTTTTGCATGAGCAGCACTAACCACTTTTTTAGCTTCTTCTATATTTTCTTCAAAACCAAGATCGCTTCCGTCAAAATGAACGTTATCAAATCCTCCGATCTCAATCACCTTCAAGGTTTGCTCTGATTTTTTTGAATGGTCCAGATTCAAAAGCAGAGGAATCTTGTATTCTTCCCGCGCGTTTTTTACCAAATCGACTATATTTTCCAGCCCAAAATAATCAACTTCTCCTTGGGAAAATTCGACTATGATCGGAGATTTTCTCGAAACTGCTGCCGTGCAAACAGCTTTTAAAATATCGAGGTTATCTATATTAAACGCACCTATTGCGAAATTTTCAGCTCTCGCTTTAGTAAGCCAATCCTTTGAGGTCATTTGCTTTTGAGTTGTTTATACGCAGTGTAAATCCTAAGGCCCACGCCCCAGTTTATAGCAGCCATTAGAAGATAAGGCAACCAGAAAACAGATTTCAAAGTATTCGCAGCTCCACCCAATTCGAAGCCTTCGATTACAAAAACGACCATTACGACAAATTCAAAAATAGAAATAAGCGTCAAAAGCGCAATTGCTCTAAACGTCCCATAAAACCACAAAAGTGCTGCAGGCGTAAACATAACTAACCCTAAAGTCATCGCATTAAATATTTGCCTACTCACCACAAAATCCCAAATATTTAAAAATACAAATATAAAAAGAAAATTTAACTTCGCAAGGTCACGGTCTATTTTTCTTGTAGGTTTAAAAAAAACTTTCAGTTTAACCATTTTCGACCCTATCAACCCTCTCAATCTTCTCGACCCTTCTTGCATGTCTTTCTTCACCGGTAAATTGAGTTTCGAGCCATAAATCAACAGCTTCTTTTGCTTCATCCCCACTCAAGTAGCTTGCTCCGAGCGATAAGATATTGCAGTCATTGTGATCCTTCGATCGTCTCACAATATCCAAATTGCCCCCATAAAATAGCGCTGCTCGAGCGCCCTTTGCTTTGTTTGCAACTATCGCCTCTCCCTGGCCGCTTGCTCCAAGTATTATTCCGAAAGAGCCCGGATTAGAAACAACTTTCTGAGCACATGGGTAAATAAAGTCAGGATAATCGTCATCCTTGTCAAAAGTTTTCGCCCCACAATCCTCTACGTCGTGACCTTTCAACTTAAGATGGTCAATCAAAGCTCTTTTAAGCTCAAAGCCTGCATGGTCAGAAGCAATAAATATCTTCACTTTAAAAAGAGGCGCTTGTGGCACCTCTATATCCAGCTTACTAAGTTACAGGTAAGAATCGCAAATCCTTTAGGAATTAATAACTAGGTCTTTCAAGTCAAAGCTGGGATCGTCAAGCTTGTCTTTGTTAGCAGATATATCTGTTTTTGACTTTATAGCAGCTGTCAGAGGCGAAACTTCCATCGGATTATTAATGATCGTCGCGCCAACAATTCTCATCACTCCACCAATTGTTTTGATGTAAATTTGCGTCATTTTCCCGGCTTCTACCGACCCCCTAGGAACAACTTCGTCCGCGAAATCAGCTTCCGTCACCCCCATGAAGGAACACGCACCATCAAAAAAGTTAATCGAATATGAAGACGCTGTCTCAAAAATTGTCCTTTGACCTCCCATATTCTTTCCTACAATATTTCCCTGATTTGTAGCATTCGCCCAATTGCCAAGAACATGCTGCCTTTCAAAAATCACATCATTAAACTCTGCACAGTCCCCTGCAGCAAAAACATCAGGCAAATTCGTCTCCAAATACTCGTTAGTTTTAATCGCACGTCCAATTTCTATCCCCGAACCCTCAAGCCATTCAAGATTTGGCCTGATTCCAACCCCAATCCCAACAACCTGCGCATCAAGCCTCTTACCCGATTTAGTTACCACCGCACCCACTCTTTTGTCTGAGTTGTCATTCCCGCGAAAGCGGGAATCTATTTTGTCAGGAAATTCAGGGTCTAGCCGAGAATGACTGGAAGAAGGTTCAAACCTTTCGACTTCTTTTCCCGTCAAAACCTTGACTCCATTTCGCTCCAAAACAGCAACCAAAACCCTGCTCGAATCTTCGTCCAATTTCCCTTCCCAAAAATACTTTTCTCTTACCAAAATTGTAACGTCAGAAACCCCATTTAATTTGAAACAACTCGCAAACTCAAGACCTATAAATCCTCCTCCAATAATCACACCCCTTTGACTCTTTTTAGCTGCATTAATTATCTTGTCAGCATCATCAACCGTCCTCATGTATAAAATGTTTGCAAGATCCGCACCAGCTACTTCAAATGGTATCACCCGTCCTCCAACTGCTATCAACAATTTCCCATACTGATATTCATCACCTTTATCATCAACAACTTTGTGATTCTGAGGATCGAGTTTAACCGCTTTTACACCTTTCAAAAGATCTATTTTCTTATCCGTGTACCACTCAGGCTTTTTCAAAAAAACCTGTTCGCGGGTAACTTTTCCCCGAATATAATGTGGAAGCAGAACTCTGGAGTATTGTTCGTGATCTTCGTCCTCGATAATTGTGATAGTAGAATCAGGAGAGAGTCCACGAATAACTTCTGCAGCCGTAGTTCCTGCGGCAGACCCGCCTATTATTAAGAAGTCAACATTCATGAAATTAAATAGCGGCACTAAGGCCGAGGTAATTAAGAACTTCGCCCGCGAGAAATCCAATACCCGCGGCAATTATTCCAACAATTATTGTCTCGCCAATCTTCCCACCCAAGTTTCTTCTATTTAATGTCCATCTCATAAAACCAATCAGTCCCATAACTATAATGGCAACAATAATCGACATAATAAGAGCTCGAGTAGCTGGTCTAAAAAGAATAAAAGGTAGAAGCGGCGGAAATCCTCCCAATAAATAAAAGGCGCCGATAATTACGCCCGAAATAATTGGATTATTTTCGCTGTGAGCTTCTTCTTTAGATTCATAAAATTCCCTTTGAGATTTAACAGCCAGATAATTTCCCAGCGCCATAGATGCTCCACCTGCAATAATGGTTAACGCCCCGGCAATTACAACTATAGTTTGGTCGCTAACTGCTCCTGCAATACCTACAAGAAAACCGATCGAAGTCACTACTCCGTCGTTTGCGCCAAAAACAATTTCTCTTAAAAATTCTCCCCGAATAGGTTTCGCTACGCTCTTTTCCTCGTCGCTCATATCAATATTCTAGCATTTCAAAATTTGTAATTGGTATTATTGGTACTTAATTGAAATTACCGACATAGTCGGTCAGGGGTATTCTTGTTCTCCGGTTTCTTCGTCAACCAGAATAATCGCTTTTGTTGGGCATGATTCCGCAGCAAGTTTTATCATTTCCGGCGGATCAC is a genomic window of Candidatus Curtissbacteria bacterium containing:
- a CDS encoding RpiB/LacA/LacB family sugar-phosphate isomerase: MPQAPLFKVKIFIASDHAGFELKRALIDHLKLKGHDVEDCGAKTFDKDDDYPDFIYPCAQKVVSNPGSFGIILGASGQGEAIVANKAKGARAALFYGGNLDIVRRSKDHNDCNILSLGASYLSGDEAKEAVDLWLETQFTGEERHARRVEKIERVDRVENG
- a CDS encoding VIT1/CCC1 transporter family protein, which codes for MSDEEKSVAKPIRGEFLREIVFGANDGVVTSIGFLVGIAGAVSDQTIVVIAGALTIIAGGASMALGNYLAVKSQREFYESKEEAHSENNPIISGVIIGAFYLLGGFPPLLPFILFRPATRALIMSIIVAIIVMGLIGFMRWTLNRRNLGGKIGETIIVGIIAAGIGFLAGEVLNYLGLSAAI
- a CDS encoding FAD-dependent oxidoreductase, whose translation is MNVDFLIIGGSAAGTTAAEVIRGLSPDSTITIIEDEDHEQYSRVLLPHYIRGKVTREQVFLKKPEWYTDKKIDLLKGVKAVKLDPQNHKVVDDKGDEYQYGKLLIAVGGRVIPFEVAGADLANILYMRTVDDADKIINAAKKSQRGVIIGGGFIGLEFASCFKLNGVSDVTILVREKYFWEGKLDEDSSRVLVAVLERNGVKVLTGKEVERFEPSSSHSRLDPEFPDKIDSRFRGNDNSDKRVGAVVTKSGKRLDAQVVGIGVGIRPNLEWLEGSGIEIGRAIKTNEYLETNLPDVFAAGDCAEFNDVIFERQHVLGNWANATNQGNIVGKNMGGQRTIFETASSYSINFFDGACSFMGVTEADFADEVVPRGSVEAGKMTQIYIKTIGGVMRIVGATIINNPMEVSPLTAAIKSKTDISANKDKLDDPSFDLKDLVINS
- a CDS encoding cupredoxin domain-containing protein, producing MFDILYKKISIIGLVIVLGLVLSACKKTSNNTTVDSTQNTFPSSNNQSDTGDSQSITIAMTDSGFSSQSAKVKSGGTINWVNNSSATIQVASDPHPTHTANREITNGQVTIVLAPGESSSVTVTKTGSWGYHDHLNASTKGTVVVE
- a CDS encoding class II fructose-bisphosphate aldolase, giving the protein MTSKDWLTKARAENFAIGAFNIDNLDILKAVCTAAVSRKSPIIVEFSQGEVDYFGLENIVDLVKNAREEYKIPLLLNLDHSKKSEQTLKVIEIGGFDNVHFDGSDLGFEENIEEAKKVVSAAHAKGVLVEGEFNRIAGSSQVHTEEIDLEELSKSYTDPKGAAEFVTKTGVDILAPIFGNVHGTFPIEPDLDMSLLKEIREAVGDTFIAMHGGSGIAADQVKEAINVGGIVKVNVNTELRSAFKDAFSESFEENPKEYAYYNLTPDVILAIAAVVEAKIDVFGSANRL